The Ahaetulla prasina isolate Xishuangbanna chromosome 4, ASM2864084v1, whole genome shotgun sequence genome has a window encoding:
- the LOC131196537 gene encoding NAD(P)(+)--arginine ADP-ribosyltransferase 2-like, translated as MKTPIIQMALALCLIGFFTGPLQVLSLQKIPLDMAKNSVDDQYLGCNPMRELKLQQPGYLPIPQEYRATWEKAQWHWAKLSQTIGYLNPVYGTAVVAYTMASSLYSDFNWAVHKAGKSQYSYNQFAFKDFHFLLTKVVKARKIPGKCYNVFRGVKGIRFNVRFRQIVRFGQFASTSLVKDVAQKFGEDTFFSIKTCHGVPIHDLSYYPSEMEVLIPPYEKFVVIYHGKGHKGVTIQLESRGVYSHINCEVLQGH; from the exons ATGAAGACGCCAAtcatccagatggccctggccttgtGCCTGATCGGATTCTTCACAGGACCTTTGCAG GTCTTGTCTCTCCAAAAGATTCCGCTCGACATGGCCAAGAATTCTGTGGATGACCAGTACCTTGGCTGCAACCCCATGAGAGAGCTGAAGCTGCAGCAGCCAGGATATCTTCCCATACCCCAAGAATATAGGGCAACCTGGGAAAAGGCCCAATGGCACTGGGCCAAACTTAGCCAAACCATCGGCTACTTAAATCCAGTCTATGGCACTGCAGTTGTGGCTTACACAATGGCTAGCAGCCTGTACAGTGATTTCAACTGGGCGGTACACAAAGCCGGGAAATCCCAATACTCATACAACCAATTTGCCTTCAAGGACTTCCACTTCCTCCTCACGAAGGTAGTAAAAGCCAGGAAGATTCCGGGCAAGTGCTACAATGTCTTCCGCGGGGTAAAAGGCATTCGTTTCAACGTCCGCTTCAGACAGATTGTCCGCTTCGGGCAGTTTGCTTCCACATCTCTGGTCAAAGATGTGGCCCAAAAATTTGGCGAGGATACCTTCTTCTCCATCAAGACCTGCCACGGAGTGCCCATTCACGACCTCTCATACTACCCATCCGAAATGGAAGTTCTTATCCCGCCCTATGAGAAGTTCGTCGTGATCTACCACGGGAAGGGCCATAAGGGGGTTACCATCCAATTGGAATCCCGAGGCGTGTACAGTCACATCAACTGTGAAGTCCTGCAAG GTCACTAA